The Theileria equi strain WA chromosome 2 map unlocalized gcontig_1105316255037, whole genome shotgun sequence genomic sequence agatttttcgattgtatttcgacctgaccttgatttcttgactgtttgagtttatcctcttactgaggattccagcaaatctcccaaagagatttactggttcttcaacgattactataagcgccatagttttattaccgccttgctttttaaaagttatgtttatcccccgtctacactgggtagttttacaagtcgccacctgtttatataagaagaagttttttcgattaaattcaggtccacattgcaattcgtccagggttaacgctaaccttacgtcagctagattataataaagtcttctagtgccaagtatgtcattgttgaactctttgtcgtcagtttggaatgatgcacaGTAGGTTGTACCAGCTTGTTTAACGATTGGTTTGGgtcttattcttccactatcatcatgtttttgttgctttttaagaggcaatatgtttccctgtttactctctgtatgatcgcaagctcgtacccatttaaagaagaaattttgatttgattcaggtaggcattgcccttcaacgagggataacgtagacctgttgtcagctacatcacttgttgatattaatgttggatttgtgacactttttatcgtttcagctcgtgaagttgagatttcacTCGCTGCAGTTTGCATTCCGACGTTGTCGTCccctattgttttattcaggtgtgatgacttcctctggaggttccctCGGCTTAACAACGAGCCTAAAGGAGACCTTTCCTCggaaatcattgtttacgttgccgaattttggattttgaTGGTTACTCCCCGACCCTCTGGTCGTTTACGTGTCCtgagtccttctttggagtcagaataCAATATTCCTTTTAGAtttaaccatttatcgatGCCTGTGccgtttaactttttggaataaccgtgaaaatggccattgccgttatctctatcggaatggacttccaatgcttattcatcgtagttaaagagcctaagatggtgtattttagagaatatatctctaaaataagaaatatctaacaatcgatatttttcaccaaaagatttcgactcCCGTTTaattaatgatagtctCCTTTACACTCAGGCATAATTACGAATGTTACTACTAGATCCTACGAATCTTTCAAACGTAGATTCATCAGTTATTCAATTAAATCATGGCTATTCCACCTGTTTGACTACGTTCACCATATACCTCTATAATAAAACGAGTAATACTGTATACAAAGAGTTAAAGTTATCGACTCTAAAAGGTCATATAGATGCTATCATTCCAGTATGCCAATAAcagagtagtctagagagGAGTATCTAATGGGAGAGATGAGGGTGTTCACCCTGTAGTACATTACAGACGAGCAATTAGTCGTGCAAGTAGAGCAGGTCCTTTCCACATAGCGAGGCCTACGGCTGTTCCGCTAAGTCCAGTTCCGAAAGTACTCCATAATATAATAGGAAGGtttgatggaaagtggaTGGCATATAAAGCGTctagtttcttctttagaGGACCTCCAGTACATTGATTTCTTCGTTCCGTGTCAAATAATTGCCATTCATTTGCTTTTTCTCTCTTCTCATAGTAGGTATAGTCTGCTACATCTTGCAACTTCAGCTCTAAGAGGAGTGGCTTGGAGACTTTAGAATCTAAATCGGAGTAGAATACAGATACTTCGGTTAGAGGGTCCTTAGAGAAAGCGGTAGTACTACCCTGTACAGTCTGAGATTTATTTCCATGAGTTATACCCTTAATTATAAAGGTTTTTCCAATAATTTTATGGCTAATCTGTGAGTATCCATTTGCACTAGCAGCACCTGTCCTGTCGATCTTAACAGTTTGATCATCAGAAATATAACTACTTCCAGGTACCTGTTCGATCTTAATGGTaacttctggagatgatgcCCCTATAAGGAGTTTCTTAATCTTCGCCTGATCCGAAGGACTAGTAGGTTTACCGAGATCCTTCTCAGATACTTCCTTCCAAGTATTAGctacttttgtttttttgtACCACTTGTGCTCATTAGACAATTGATAGTTAATGAGCAGCGGCTTAGAGCTTCCATCATTAGGATACCAAAAGACATTTACCTCAGTTACATTACTTATGGAGGAAAGACCTGTTTGAAGTTTGTTGCCACTACTCCCAATAAAGGAGGAGACAGA encodes the following:
- a CDS encoding hypothetical protein (encoded by transcript BEWA_038580A); its protein translation is MQTAASEISTSRAETIKSVTNPTLISTSDVADNRSTLSLVEGQCLPESNQNFFFKWVRACDHTESKQGNILPLKKQQKHDDSGRIRPKPIVKQAGTTYCASFQTDDKEFNNDILGTRRLYYNLADVRWRLVKLPSVDGG